One Candidatus Bathyarchaeota archaeon genomic region harbors:
- a CDS encoding radical SAM protein, whose translation MRLDPEVINIIEKVYADKILTKDEIYYLLSIPDHSIEAGFIIASADSINRNACDGKAEVHAQIGLNLSPCLYDCKFCAFAAQNKVFRGRNELSIEEITKLTINAERDKANAIFLMATGDYPFDKFIEISEKVREKLRPETTMIANIGDFDYDDGKRLKEVGYTGIYHAIRMGEGKDTRIDPKSRFNTIRAAQKAGLLIGTCVEPVGPEHSIDELVEKILIGKEMKPCYSGVMRRIQIPSSKLRKYGIISEYRLAFLVAVVRLIMGKEPIGNCTHEPNMLGPIAGANLFWAEAGTNPRDTTAETSKSRGLDVKSCIRIFNETDFDVRQGPSLIYSKNAA comes from the coding sequence ATGAGGTTAGATCCTGAAGTCATAAACATCATAGAAAAAGTATATGCGGATAAAATCCTTACGAAAGATGAAATTTACTATCTTCTAAGTATTCCAGATCATTCTATCGAAGCTGGATTTATCATAGCTTCTGCAGATTCAATCAACAGAAATGCATGCGATGGCAAAGCAGAAGTACATGCTCAAATTGGCCTCAATCTGTCACCTTGCTTATATGATTGTAAATTCTGTGCTTTTGCTGCACAAAACAAAGTCTTCAGAGGAAGAAATGAACTAAGTATTGAAGAAATTACTAAATTAACTATCAATGCTGAGAGAGATAAGGCAAATGCAATATTCCTAATGGCTACTGGAGATTATCCCTTCGACAAATTCATAGAAATTTCAGAAAAGGTGAGGGAAAAATTGAGGCCTGAAACAACAATGATAGCCAATATCGGAGATTTCGATTATGACGATGGCAAGCGATTAAAAGAGGTAGGATATACTGGAATATACCATGCTATCAGAATGGGGGAAGGAAAAGATACTAGGATTGATCCAAAGTCTAGATTTAATACTATTAGAGCAGCCCAGAAAGCGGGACTGCTTATTGGAACCTGTGTAGAACCTGTAGGCCCTGAGCACTCTATTGATGAGCTGGTAGAAAAGATTCTAATTGGAAAAGAAATGAAACCATGTTATAGTGGTGTTATGCGAAGGATCCAAATCCCCAGTTCAAAATTGAGAAAATACGGAATAATTAGCGAGTATCGTTTGGCTTTCTTAGTTGCTGTTGTAAGACTTATCATGGGAAAGGAACCTATTGGAAATTGTACTCATGAACCAAATATGCTTGGACCCATAGCAGGTGCTAATCTATTTTGGGCAGAAGCAGGTACTAATCCACGGGATACTACTGCAGAAACCTCTAAAAGTAGAGGATTAGATGTAAAATCTTGTATCAGAATCTTCAACGAAACAGATTTTGATGTAAGACAAGGTCCTTCGTTGATTTATAGTAAGAATGCGGCATAA